The Bacteroidia bacterium genomic interval AGCCTCCTTAATGTTGATTTTCCTCGTTCCAGAAAAAACAAAATTCCCCAGGAGATAAAAGACTATAGAAATAGTCTGGCAGAAAAGTATAATCCCAAAGGCTACTTTCCCCTACTCCTTATCCTGGACGAAAAGGGAAACATTCAACAAGAACTTAGTTATAAAGGAGGAGGACCAGCATCCTTTCTCTCAAATCTGGATTAATTCAGCTTCCTATGTACCGAAAATTGGCAACTATCCTCATCCTCTGCTGTTGCAGCCTGGAGATTTTCGCTCAAAATTCTGAATCGAGCGCTATTCGCATTGGATTTAATAGTGGGATCAGCATGGGAAGATGGATTTATGATAAAGGACAAAGTGAAGATGTAGGAGGATTTCATCAGGGCTATGATCGGAGCCATTTGGCTATATATGTCCCGATTGGTGCCCAGATCAATTATGATTGGAAGAAATGGAGCATAGGGATTATGGGAAATATCAGCTGGCTAGCTGATGATGAACTGGTTTCCTCCACGACCCGTGTGATTGTTCCAAGAGAATATTTCATTACGGATGGCTCCAATATCAAATTTGAGAATTACGGCTTCCTTCTGGAAAGGAGCATCATTGATCGAGCACGATATAGACTACGGGCTTCCGCTTTTCTCGGGAGTTTCCGCTCAGAGCAGGATCATCCCAGAGAAGAATTTTTTGATTTGCACTATTTCATCGATCTGGGCTTAACAAATGAGCTTTACCTCAGTGATAGTTGGTTCATCATGATCCGCCCGGTTTTCAAACGAAAAGTCATTACTACCAAAGACTCCCCTTTTGAAGGTGAATCACATGAGATCATTTCTTTCGGCATCGACTATGGGTTCGGATTCAGGATTTATTAAGCGTAACTGGGTTCTGATCCTATGCATGCTCTCCCTTGGTTTTGAGGTGAAAGGGCAATCTCATACCCATATCCATGAGAGCTTTCATATGGGTTCTCCTTTTGCCATAACCGTCATCCATGAGGACAAAGACAAAGCCTGGGAAGGAATAAAGGCTGCTGAAAGGGAAATTGAGCGAATAGAAGCCCTCATTTCTTCCTGGAAAGAAAGCTCGCAAACTTCAGCCATAAATCGGGCAGCAGGTAAAGAAGCTGTTGAAGTAGATGCCGAACTTTTCCAACTCATTTCCCGAGCACAAAAAGTTTCTCAATTGAGTAGTGGGGCCTTTGACATTTCCTATGCCTCTATGGATCGTATCTGGAAATTTGATGGCTCTATGACAGAACTTCCCTCTGATGAGGCCATCTCAAATTCTGTAGCAAGGATCAACTATAAAAACATCCTACTCAATAAAGAAAAGCAGACCGTCTTTCTCAAGGTGAAAGGAATGAAAATCGGATTTGGGGCTATTGGCAAAGGCTATGCAGCTAATCGAGCGAAAAAAATCCTACAGGAAATGGGAATAGAATCAGGTATGGTAAATGCCGGTGGAGATTTAATTGCCTGGGGAAAGGAAGAAAACGGCCAAGCCTGGAAGATTGCAGTTGCTGATCCCAGCAAAGAGAAGCAGGTGCTTGCCTGGCTGGAAGTAGATAATAAAGCGGTCGTTACAAGCGGGGATTACGAACGCTATGTGATTCTGGACGGGAAAAGATATGCACATATTATAGATCCGAGAAGTGGTTGGCCTGTGCAAGGCTTGAAAAGTGTGAGCATCATTTGCCCCGATGCAGAAATAGCAGATGCGCTGGCAACGACTGTTTTTGTATTAGGAAAAGAAAAAGGTCTGGAGCTGGTCGAAAAATTGCGGGGCATTGAATGCATCATTATTACAGATGAAAATGAAATTGTAACTTCGAGTCACCTAAATCTTTCTCATGAATAAAAGCCAATTCATACGATTATTTGCAGCACTCTTTCTCCTGGGCATCATGGGTACTTCCTGTGTATCTGTCAAAGCCTATGAGAAAATGTATCTCAATGACTCGGATATGGTGCTCAGCTCTCGCAAAGTCGAAAACTATCAAAACACTTTCCATTCCTATCGGGAAGGAGCCTCGGGTGCCAATGGAGGAAAAGTTGGCGGAGGCTGCGGTTGTAACTAATCTAAGCTAAAACACTTGAAACGCTATCTCTACT includes:
- a CDS encoding FAD:protein FMN transferase yields the protein MRSFLSASTMGSDSGFIKRNWVLILCMLSLGFEVKGQSHTHIHESFHMGSPFAITVIHEDKDKAWEGIKAAEREIERIEALISSWKESSQTSAINRAAGKEAVEVDAELFQLISRAQKVSQLSSGAFDISYASMDRIWKFDGSMTELPSDEAISNSVARINYKNILLNKEKQTVFLKVKGMKIGFGAIGKGYAANRAKKILQEMGIESGMVNAGGDLIAWGKEENGQAWKIAVADPSKEKQVLAWLEVDNKAVVTSGDYERYVILDGKRYAHIIDPRSGWPVQGLKSVSIICPDAEIADALATTVFVLGKEKGLELVEKLRGIECIIITDENEIVTSSHLNLSHE
- a CDS encoding DUF4266 domain-containing protein → MGTSCVSVKAYEKMYLNDSDMVLSSRKVENYQNTFHSYREGASGANGGKVGGGCGCN